In one Ornithinimicrobium pratense genomic region, the following are encoded:
- a CDS encoding sulfurtransferase → MSSSPSPHAPSDPSRGLGALLSPAELQALLVGPEQERPTLVDVRWVLGAGTEANRAAYLEGHVPRAVFLDLETALSDPVREDGQGGRHPMPSRERVQSALRAAGVRQDGAVVFYDGGRSLGAARAWWVASYYGVQAAVLDGGLAAWRSAGLPEVEGEVEAEEGDIELVTGGRELLDAAGVQAHLHAGGQLIDARPADRYRGQNETIDPVAGHIPGALSLPALSLVPDGPFVDSEGLVQRLTEAGGATDRPTAVYCGSGVQAAHLALALEAHGVGPRPAVYVGSWSDWISDPSRPVATD, encoded by the coding sequence GAGGCTTGGGGGCCCTGCTCTCCCCCGCCGAGCTGCAGGCCCTGCTGGTCGGCCCTGAGCAGGAGCGCCCCACACTGGTTGACGTGCGCTGGGTCCTCGGGGCCGGCACCGAGGCCAACCGGGCCGCATACCTGGAGGGGCACGTGCCGAGGGCGGTCTTCCTCGACCTGGAGACAGCCCTGTCGGACCCGGTGCGCGAGGACGGGCAGGGCGGACGGCACCCCATGCCCTCCCGCGAGCGGGTGCAGAGCGCGCTGCGCGCCGCGGGCGTGCGGCAAGACGGGGCGGTGGTCTTCTACGACGGCGGCCGGAGCCTGGGCGCCGCCCGGGCCTGGTGGGTGGCCAGCTACTACGGGGTGCAGGCCGCCGTGCTCGACGGCGGGCTGGCGGCCTGGCGGTCAGCCGGCCTGCCGGAGGTTGAGGGTGAGGTCGAGGCCGAGGAGGGAGACATCGAGCTGGTCACCGGGGGGCGAGAGCTCCTCGACGCCGCCGGGGTGCAGGCGCACCTGCACGCGGGCGGGCAGCTGATCGACGCCCGCCCGGCTGACCGCTACCGGGGGCAGAACGAGACCATCGACCCCGTTGCCGGGCACATCCCCGGCGCCCTGTCCCTGCCGGCCCTCTCCCTGGTGCCGGACGGGCCCTTCGTGGACAGCGAGGGCCTCGTGCAACGGCTGACCGAGGCTGGGGGCGCCACCGATCGGCCCACGGCGGTCTACTGCGGCTCCGGCGTGCAGGCTGCCCACCTCGCCCTGGCCCTGGAGGCGCACGGCGTCGGGCCGAGGCCGGCCGTCTACGTCGGGTCCTGGAGCGACTGGATCAGCGACCCCTCACGGCCCGTCGCGACCGACTAA
- a CDS encoding type 1 glutamine amidotransferase domain-containing protein: MTPRLNGKTIAFLLTDGFEDSELTSPWETVVEAGGTAHLIAPSGDSVEGKKGHTQDVDRAVAEADPTSYDALVLPGGTGNADKLRMDEDAVAFTRHFGAEGKPIAVICHGAWIMTEADILQGRTMTSYPSLKTDLRNAGATWVDEEVVVDDTLVSSRTPDDLPAFNRELVNVFAQG; encoded by the coding sequence ATGACCCCACGACTCAACGGCAAGACCATCGCCTTCCTGCTGACCGACGGTTTCGAGGACAGCGAGCTGACCAGCCCCTGGGAAACCGTCGTCGAGGCCGGGGGCACCGCCCACCTGATCGCGCCCTCCGGCGACAGCGTCGAGGGCAAGAAAGGCCACACCCAAGACGTCGACAGGGCCGTGGCCGAAGCCGACCCCACCTCCTACGACGCGCTCGTCCTGCCCGGCGGCACCGGCAACGCTGACAAGCTGCGCATGGACGAGGACGCCGTCGCGTTCACCCGCCACTTCGGCGCGGAGGGCAAGCCGATCGCCGTCATCTGCCACGGTGCCTGGATCATGACCGAGGCGGACATCCTGCAGGGGCGGACGATGACCTCCTACCCCTCGCTCAAGACCGACCTGCGCAACGCGGGCGCGACCTGGGTCGATGAGGAGGTCGTCGTCGACGACACCCTGGTGTCCAGCCGCACGCCCGACGACCTGCCCGCGTTCAACCGCGAGCTGGTCAACGTCTTCGCGCAGGGCTGA
- the dusB gene encoding tRNA dihydrouridine synthase DusB, which yields MSTLTSLLPPLQIGRHTIDSPVVLAPMAGITNRAFRQLCREYGEEGLAAGGATGATSLYVSEMITSRALVERTPVTMKLIEHGPEELPRSIQLYGVDPATVGAAVRLLRDEDRADHVDLNFGCPVPKVTRKGGGAALPWKTELFRGIVRAAVREAAPAQIPVTVKMRVGVDAEHETFLDAGRIAEEEGAAAVALHARTASQAYSGQADWSRITELKQAVTTIPVLGNGDIWSAEDALRMVEQTGCDGVVVGRGCLGRPWLFADLAAAFAGSQVRVEPTLAEVCRVLRRHAELLVEFHRDEAKGCRDIRKHISWYTKGFRVGGQLRRQLALVNTLADLDSLIDTLDLDQPWPGEAADGQRGRAGSARVVALPDRWLDSRELNEQQRTAIAQAELDVSGG from the coding sequence ATGAGCACCCTCACCTCTCTCCTGCCGCCCCTGCAGATCGGGCGGCACACCATCGACTCCCCGGTGGTCCTCGCGCCCATGGCCGGGATCACCAACCGCGCCTTCCGCCAGCTGTGCCGCGAGTATGGCGAGGAGGGCCTGGCCGCAGGCGGGGCCACGGGCGCGACGTCGCTGTACGTCAGCGAGATGATCACCTCCCGCGCCCTCGTGGAGCGCACTCCGGTGACGATGAAGCTCATCGAGCACGGCCCGGAGGAGCTGCCGCGCTCGATCCAGCTCTACGGCGTCGACCCCGCCACCGTCGGCGCCGCCGTGCGTCTGCTCCGCGACGAGGACCGTGCTGACCACGTCGACCTCAACTTCGGCTGCCCCGTGCCCAAGGTCACCCGCAAAGGCGGAGGCGCGGCGTTGCCGTGGAAGACGGAGCTCTTCCGCGGGATCGTCCGGGCCGCGGTCCGAGAGGCCGCGCCGGCGCAGATCCCAGTCACCGTCAAGATGCGCGTAGGTGTCGACGCCGAGCACGAGACCTTCCTGGACGCCGGCCGGATCGCCGAGGAGGAGGGTGCCGCCGCGGTGGCGCTGCACGCCCGCACGGCCTCCCAGGCCTACTCAGGGCAGGCCGACTGGAGCCGCATCACCGAGCTGAAGCAGGCCGTCACCACGATCCCGGTGCTTGGCAACGGCGATATCTGGTCGGCGGAGGACGCGCTGCGCATGGTGGAGCAGACCGGCTGCGACGGCGTCGTGGTGGGGCGTGGCTGCCTTGGCCGGCCGTGGCTCTTCGCCGACCTGGCCGCCGCCTTCGCCGGCTCTCAGGTCCGGGTCGAGCCCACCCTGGCCGAGGTATGCCGTGTGCTTCGCCGGCATGCCGAGCTGCTCGTCGAGTTCCACCGGGACGAGGCCAAGGGCTGCCGTGACATCCGTAAGCACATCTCCTGGTACACCAAGGGATTCCGCGTCGGTGGGCAGCTGCGCCGCCAGCTCGCCCTCGTCAACACGCTGGCAGACCTCGACTCGCTCATCGACACCCTCGACCTGGACCAGCCCTGGCCGGGCGAGGCGGCCGACGGCCAGCGTGGGCGTGCCGGCTCCGCCCGGGTCGTGGCCCTGCCCGACCGGTGGCTGGACTCGCGCGAGCTCAACGAGCAGCAGCGGACGGCGATCGCCCAGGCCGAGCTGGATGTCTCCGGCGGCTGA
- a CDS encoding LysR family transcriptional regulator ArgP has translation MRLDPVALATLKAVVHEGTFERAASRLHVTPSAVSQRIKALEQAVGQVVVGRAKPVTATTAGEVLLRLAGHWDLLVHDALTELVPETSASAHPLVPVVVNADSLATWILPGLARAQEQLGITLDIVREDEEHASGLVRSGAALAAVTADPTPVAGCRIRPLGSLRFVAVCTPDFRARWLPRGARAADLDRAPMVRFDRKDTMQHRVARRWVRREIDPPASYIGSSREFAEAVRLGMGWAMIPEAWAQEDLAAGALVPVSRRPHHDVPLHWLAWRLPSRTLEVLSDCVIEQAHTTLVPHDSGQVVPDGTIKGS, from the coding sequence ATGAGGTTGGACCCCGTTGCCCTGGCCACGCTCAAGGCCGTGGTCCACGAGGGGACCTTCGAACGGGCGGCGTCGAGGCTGCACGTGACGCCCTCAGCGGTGTCCCAGCGGATCAAGGCGCTCGAGCAGGCTGTGGGCCAGGTCGTCGTGGGACGCGCCAAGCCGGTCACGGCGACGACGGCGGGGGAGGTGCTGCTGCGCCTGGCCGGTCACTGGGACCTGCTGGTCCATGACGCCCTGACTGAGCTCGTCCCCGAGACGAGCGCGTCGGCACACCCACTGGTGCCGGTCGTGGTCAACGCAGACTCCCTGGCGACCTGGATCCTGCCAGGACTCGCCAGGGCGCAGGAGCAGCTGGGGATCACCCTCGACATCGTGCGCGAGGACGAAGAGCACGCCTCGGGCCTGGTTCGCTCGGGTGCGGCGCTGGCCGCGGTCACCGCCGACCCGACTCCAGTGGCAGGGTGCCGGATCCGCCCCTTGGGGTCGCTGCGTTTCGTGGCGGTCTGCACACCCGACTTTCGCGCACGGTGGCTGCCCCGCGGGGCTCGGGCAGCGGACCTGGACCGGGCGCCGATGGTGCGTTTCGACCGCAAGGACACGATGCAACACCGGGTGGCGCGGCGGTGGGTGCGCAGGGAGATCGACCCGCCCGCGTCCTACATCGGCTCCAGCCGGGAGTTCGCCGAGGCGGTGCGCCTGGGCATGGGGTGGGCCATGATTCCCGAGGCGTGGGCCCAGGAGGACCTGGCCGCGGGTGCGCTGGTGCCGGTGTCACGCCGTCCCCACCATGACGTCCCGCTCCACTGGCTTGCCTGGCGCCTCCCCTCGCGCACCCTGGAAGTGCTCTCCGACTGTGTTATCGAGCAGGCCCACACGACCCTGGTCCCGCACGATTCCGGACAGGTCGTCCCGGATGGGACAATCAAGGGGTCATGA
- a CDS encoding LysE/ArgO family amino acid transporter, with amino-acid sequence MTSLGVLLTGFLTGLGLIVAIGAQNAYLLRQGLRRAPVAPLVLLCTVADAALAFLAVLGIGAIVAAWPPFLDVARWGGGLFVIGYGLHAAWRALRPTEALNAKGGGVGSVRRSMATMAALTFLNPHVYLDMTLVGSIANTHGSDGRWWFYAGMVTASALWFSSLGFGAGRLASFFARPRAWQLLDAGIAVVMLTIGFSLILGP; translated from the coding sequence GTGACCTCCCTCGGCGTTCTCCTCACCGGCTTCCTCACCGGCCTGGGACTGATCGTGGCCATCGGGGCGCAGAACGCCTACTTGCTGCGGCAGGGGCTGCGTCGCGCTCCGGTCGCCCCACTGGTCCTGCTCTGCACCGTGGCCGACGCCGCACTGGCCTTCCTTGCGGTGCTCGGCATCGGGGCGATCGTCGCCGCATGGCCACCCTTCCTCGACGTGGCCCGCTGGGGCGGCGGGCTGTTCGTCATCGGCTACGGCTTGCACGCCGCCTGGCGCGCCCTGCGCCCCACGGAGGCACTCAACGCGAAGGGTGGTGGGGTCGGCTCGGTGCGCAGGTCCATGGCGACGATGGCTGCCTTGACCTTCCTCAACCCGCACGTCTACCTCGACATGACCCTCGTCGGCAGCATCGCCAACACTCACGGCTCCGACGGACGCTGGTGGTTCTACGCCGGCATGGTCACGGCGAGCGCGCTGTGGTTCAGCTCCCTGGGCTTCGGGGCCGGGCGCCTGGCGTCGTTCTTCGCCCGGCCCCGTGCCTGGCAGCTGCTCGACGCCGGGATTGCCGTGGTCATGCTCACCATCGGGTTCAGCCTCATCCTCGGCCCCTGA
- a CDS encoding SigE family RNA polymerase sigma factor has protein sequence MSATTADAEFAEFVRARQHPLIRAARLYCGDHHAAEDLVQDALIKLASRWESVREGSPDAYVRRILYRDAVSRWRKWGREIPYAVQAGEPDLLNSGVVPAQVDAWVEGSQVRQALAQLPPRQRAVIVLRYFEDQSEADIADTLGCSTGTVKSQASKALQKLRSLMPEVAGSTRTGGGER, from the coding sequence ATGAGTGCCACGACAGCGGACGCCGAGTTCGCCGAGTTCGTGCGGGCCCGGCAGCACCCGCTGATCCGGGCTGCACGGCTCTACTGCGGCGACCACCACGCTGCGGAGGACCTCGTGCAGGACGCCCTCATCAAGCTCGCCTCCCGGTGGGAGAGCGTCCGCGAGGGGTCGCCTGACGCCTACGTCCGGCGCATCCTTTACCGCGACGCGGTCTCCCGTTGGCGCAAATGGGGCCGAGAGATCCCGTATGCCGTGCAGGCCGGGGAGCCGGACCTGCTCAACAGCGGCGTGGTCCCGGCACAGGTGGACGCCTGGGTCGAGGGCTCGCAGGTGCGTCAGGCCCTCGCCCAGCTGCCGCCACGGCAGCGAGCCGTGATCGTCCTGCGCTACTTCGAGGACCAGTCCGAGGCAGACATCGCGGACACGCTGGGGTGCAGCACTGGCACGGTGAAGAGCCAGGCCAGCAAGGCGCTGCAGAAGCTGAGGTCGCTGATGCCCGAGGTGGCCGGCAGCACTCGGACCGGGGGAGGAGAGCGATGA
- a CDS encoding glycine--tRNA ligase, whose protein sequence is MAPSSTVDTVVSLCKRRGFVFPAGEIYGGTRSAWDYGPLGTALKENIKRQWWRSMVQMRDDVVGLDSSIIQPRQVWVASGHVGEFSDPLTECQSCHKRFRVDHLQEAVADKAAKKGREGAAINPDDVPLDSINCPSCGNKAWTEPREFNMMLKTFLGPVEDESGLHYLRPETAQGIFVNFGQVLGTSRKKPPFGIAQTGKSFRNEITPGNFIFRTREFEQMEMEFFVKPGEDEEWHEYWIAERTRWYTDLGINPDNLRHYEHPQEKLSHYAKRTVDIEYRFNFTGSQWGELEGIANRTDFDLTTHSEHSGQELSFFDQASGERYTPYVIEPAAGLGRSLMTFLVDAYAEDEAPNTKGGVDKRVVLRLDSRLSPIKVAVLPLSRNADLTPKAKDLAAQLRQHWMVDVDDAGAIGKRYRRQDEIGTPYCVTVDFDTPQDHAVTIRDRDSMSQERVALDQVEGYLAQRLVGA, encoded by the coding sequence ATGGCTCCCTCCTCCACCGTCGACACGGTCGTGTCCCTGTGCAAGCGTCGTGGCTTCGTCTTCCCCGCCGGAGAGATCTACGGCGGGACGCGTTCGGCCTGGGACTACGGACCCCTCGGCACGGCGCTGAAGGAGAACATCAAGCGCCAGTGGTGGCGCTCGATGGTGCAGATGCGCGACGACGTCGTCGGTCTGGACTCCTCGATCATCCAGCCCCGCCAGGTCTGGGTCGCCTCCGGTCACGTTGGTGAGTTCTCCGACCCGCTCACCGAGTGCCAGTCCTGCCACAAGCGCTTCCGGGTGGACCACCTGCAGGAGGCGGTGGCGGACAAGGCTGCCAAGAAGGGCCGCGAGGGTGCTGCGATCAACCCTGACGACGTCCCCCTGGATTCTATTAACTGCCCCAGCTGTGGCAACAAGGCTTGGACCGAGCCGCGCGAGTTCAACATGATGCTCAAAACCTTCCTCGGCCCCGTCGAGGACGAGTCGGGCCTGCACTACCTGCGCCCGGAGACCGCGCAGGGCATCTTCGTCAATTTCGGCCAGGTGCTGGGCACCTCGCGCAAGAAGCCGCCGTTCGGTATCGCCCAGACCGGCAAGTCTTTCCGCAACGAGATCACCCCGGGCAACTTCATCTTCCGCACCCGCGAGTTCGAGCAGATGGAGATGGAGTTCTTCGTCAAGCCAGGCGAGGACGAGGAGTGGCACGAGTACTGGATCGCCGAGCGCACCCGGTGGTACACGGACCTCGGCATCAACCCGGACAACCTGCGCCACTACGAGCACCCGCAGGAGAAGCTCTCGCACTACGCCAAGCGGACCGTCGACATCGAGTACCGCTTCAACTTCACCGGCTCGCAGTGGGGCGAGCTCGAGGGCATCGCCAACCGGACCGACTTCGACCTCACCACCCACAGCGAGCACTCGGGCCAGGAGCTGAGCTTCTTCGACCAGGCCAGCGGGGAGCGCTACACGCCCTACGTCATCGAGCCGGCCGCCGGCCTCGGGCGCTCGCTGATGACCTTCCTCGTCGACGCCTACGCCGAGGACGAGGCTCCCAACACCAAGGGCGGGGTCGACAAGCGCGTGGTGCTGCGGCTGGACTCGCGCTTGTCCCCGATCAAGGTCGCGGTGCTGCCGCTGTCGCGCAACGCCGACCTGACCCCCAAGGCCAAGGACCTGGCCGCCCAGTTGCGCCAGCACTGGATGGTCGACGTCGACGACGCGGGCGCCATCGGCAAGCGCTACCGCCGCCAGGACGAGATCGGGACGCCCTACTGCGTGACGGTCGACTTCGACACGCCCCAGGACCACGCCGTCACCATCCGTGACCGCGACTCGATGAGCCAGGAGCGGGTGGCGTTGGACCAGGTCGAGGGTTACCTCGCCCAGCGGCTCGTCGGCGCCTGA
- a CDS encoding DUF6703 family protein: MSTPRPSPEAAPAQGPGPLRQRIEQASRPLLEPLAKLPVWLPFLLLLVLVLVGGFLGGPVGWVMVVLALLFILWLLYLSWPRLAPVERVMRIAVLAVFIAVAATQILPR; the protein is encoded by the coding sequence GTGTCCACCCCACGCCCGTCCCCCGAAGCCGCCCCTGCCCAGGGCCCCGGGCCACTGCGTCAGCGCATCGAGCAGGCCAGCCGGCCGCTGCTGGAGCCACTGGCGAAGCTGCCGGTGTGGCTGCCGTTCCTGCTGCTCCTGGTCCTGGTGCTGGTCGGCGGATTCCTGGGCGGCCCGGTCGGTTGGGTCATGGTCGTGCTGGCGCTGCTGTTCATCCTCTGGCTGCTCTACCTGTCCTGGCCCCGCCTGGCCCCGGTGGAGCGCGTGATGCGCATTGCGGTCCTGGCGGTCTTCATCGCCGTCGCTGCGACCCAGATCCTGCCACGCTAG
- a CDS encoding metal ABC transporter solute-binding protein, Zn/Mn family produces MTRPPTAPVALAALTALSLTLGLAGCGNGDDGGNGTDTHGGDNSGASAGAGQEGQLSVVTSFYPIEYLASRVAGEHAEISTLTSAGVDPHDVELTPRQVATLGSADLVLYSAGMQPAVDQAIGVEAAGACVDLAPHADLLLVGESPHDDHDDHDAHDDHDHDHPDDAHDEDDEQHAHDEDDEQHAHDEDDGHDHGPEDPHFWLDPERYGQVAEVIAAELIVVDPDNAAGYEANLELVLAELDELDQEFAEGLAECRSRDLVTTHEAFGYLAHRYDLRQTGITGITPDSEPSPARLAEVAAQVKDLDVQAIYAEPILRDDIARTIANETDTEVLTLDPVEGITDSSSGSTYAEIMRANLESLRQGLGCS; encoded by the coding sequence ATGACGCGACCCCCTACGGCCCCTGTCGCCCTTGCCGCCCTCACCGCCCTGTCCCTCACGCTGGGGCTCGCGGGCTGCGGCAACGGTGACGACGGGGGCAACGGCACTGACACTCACGGCGGTGACAACAGCGGCGCGAGCGCCGGGGCCGGGCAGGAGGGGCAGCTGTCAGTGGTCACCAGCTTCTACCCGATCGAGTACCTCGCCTCGCGAGTGGCCGGCGAGCACGCCGAGATCAGCACGCTGACCTCCGCAGGCGTTGACCCGCACGACGTGGAGCTGACGCCGCGGCAGGTCGCCACGCTCGGGAGCGCGGACCTGGTGCTCTACAGTGCGGGGATGCAGCCTGCCGTGGACCAGGCGATCGGGGTCGAGGCCGCTGGCGCCTGCGTCGACCTGGCGCCGCACGCAGACCTGCTGCTGGTCGGGGAGAGCCCCCACGACGACCACGACGACCACGACGCGCACGACGACCACGATCATGATCACCCGGACGACGCGCACGACGAGGACGACGAGCAGCACGCGCACGACGAGGACGACGAGCAGCACGCGCACGACGAGGACGACGGGCACGACCACGGGCCCGAGGATCCTCACTTCTGGCTCGACCCGGAGCGGTACGGCCAGGTCGCCGAGGTCATCGCGGCGGAGCTGATCGTGGTCGACCCGGACAACGCGGCCGGTTACGAGGCCAACCTGGAGCTGGTGCTGGCCGAGCTGGATGAGCTGGACCAGGAGTTCGCCGAGGGCCTGGCCGAGTGCCGCAGCCGTGACCTGGTGACCACGCACGAGGCGTTCGGCTACCTCGCCCACCGTTATGACCTGCGGCAAACGGGGATCACCGGGATCACGCCGGACTCCGAGCCCTCCCCCGCCCGCCTTGCCGAGGTCGCCGCCCAGGTCAAGGACCTGGACGTCCAGGCGATCTACGCCGAACCGATCCTGCGCGACGACATCGCCCGGACGATCGCCAACGAGACGGACACCGAGGTGCTGACGCTCGACCCCGTGGAAGGCATCACCGACAGCTCCTCCGGATCCACCTACGCGGAGATCATGCGGGCCAACCTCGAGTCGTTGAGGCAGGGCCTGGGCTGCTCATGA
- a CDS encoding metal ABC transporter ATP-binding protein, with the protein MIRSEGDIADPAGSGTIDTAEPVVSMHRAAFGYQGRPVVTDIDVEVRRGEVVAVLGPNGSGKTTLVKGLVGLSEHLSGEVSVLGTPLARLRDRTRIGYVPQRHTLVGGVRATVTEVVATGLLARRPWWRRASRADRAAVQQSLETVGLADRARFDVDTLSGGQQRRVLIARALVAEPEVLVMDEPTAGVDHASQAVLAGVLQRLGAEGTTMLVVTHELAALRGVVDRILEVDTGHLVFDGTPRRYAVHQAELARAAGRGSA; encoded by the coding sequence ATGATCCGCAGCGAGGGCGACATCGCTGACCCCGCGGGCAGCGGCACGATCGACACGGCCGAGCCGGTGGTGTCGATGCACCGTGCCGCGTTCGGCTACCAGGGCCGTCCGGTGGTGACCGATATCGACGTCGAGGTCCGTCGCGGCGAGGTGGTGGCCGTCCTGGGGCCCAACGGTTCTGGCAAGACCACCCTGGTCAAGGGGCTGGTGGGTCTGTCGGAGCACCTCTCCGGCGAGGTCAGCGTGCTCGGCACCCCACTGGCCCGGCTGCGCGACCGGACCCGCATCGGCTACGTGCCGCAACGGCATACCCTCGTCGGCGGCGTGCGCGCCACCGTGACCGAGGTCGTCGCCACCGGGCTGCTCGCCCGCCGCCCCTGGTGGCGACGGGCCTCCCGCGCGGACCGTGCGGCCGTGCAGCAGTCGCTGGAGACGGTCGGGCTGGCGGACCGGGCCCGTTTCGACGTCGACACCCTCTCCGGGGGACAGCAGCGCCGGGTGCTCATCGCACGGGCCCTGGTCGCCGAGCCAGAGGTCCTGGTCATGGACGAGCCGACGGCCGGCGTCGACCACGCCAGCCAGGCCGTCCTGGCGGGCGTCCTGCAACGTCTCGGTGCCGAGGGCACCACCATGCTCGTCGTCACCCACGAGCTGGCTGCCTTGCGCGGCGTGGTGGACCGCATCCTCGAGGTGGACACCGGCCACCTGGTCTTCGACGGCACGCCGCGGCGGTATGCCGTGCACCAGGCCGAGTTGGCCCGCGCGGCCGGGAGGGGGTCAGCGTGA
- a CDS encoding metal ABC transporter permease: MSEMIALEFMRNALVAALFVGLAAPMVGIFLVQRRLSLIGDGLGHVALAGVAIGVVTQTSPVWSALVAAAIAGVLIELIRARGRTSGDVALALMFYGGIAAGVVIINRADGGQTGNLTGFLFGAITTTSREDLGVFAVLSTAIIAATVVLRDRLFAVAGDEEYARASGLPVLALNIVLAVLTAVTVVVAMRVIGLLLISALMIIPNAAAQQFSGSFRAAGWWAVLIGVVSSVGGVVTSFYADTASGGTIVLLAIALFAVAALGGAVRRAIALARHRHAERHPHEHGPGCGHDVVPHGDHVDYLHDGHRHAAHEGHYDEHASQVHPHEHDPLGVPHTLEKPKNQEAAP; encoded by the coding sequence GTGAGCGAGATGATCGCGCTGGAGTTCATGCGCAACGCGCTGGTCGCGGCCCTGTTCGTCGGTCTGGCCGCGCCGATGGTCGGGATCTTCCTGGTGCAGCGACGGCTCTCGCTCATCGGCGACGGGCTTGGCCACGTGGCGTTGGCCGGAGTGGCGATCGGTGTCGTCACGCAGACCAGCCCCGTGTGGTCAGCGCTGGTCGCCGCCGCCATCGCCGGTGTCCTGATCGAGCTGATCCGGGCCCGGGGGCGAACCTCGGGCGACGTGGCGCTGGCGCTGATGTTCTACGGGGGCATCGCGGCGGGCGTGGTCATCATCAACCGCGCGGACGGCGGGCAGACCGGCAACCTCACCGGCTTCCTCTTCGGCGCGATCACCACCACCTCGCGCGAGGACCTCGGGGTCTTCGCCGTCCTCTCGACCGCGATCATCGCGGCGACCGTTGTCCTGCGCGACCGGCTCTTCGCCGTGGCCGGTGACGAGGAGTACGCCCGCGCCTCGGGTCTGCCGGTGCTCGCGCTCAACATCGTCCTGGCCGTACTCACCGCGGTGACCGTGGTGGTCGCGATGCGGGTGATCGGGCTGCTGCTCATCAGCGCGCTGATGATCATTCCCAACGCCGCCGCCCAGCAGTTCTCCGGCAGCTTCCGGGCCGCGGGGTGGTGGGCGGTGCTCATCGGTGTGGTCTCCTCCGTCGGCGGCGTGGTGACCTCGTTCTACGCCGACACCGCCTCCGGCGGGACGATCGTGCTGCTGGCCATCGCCCTCTTCGCCGTCGCCGCGCTGGGGGGTGCTGTCCGCCGCGCCATCGCACTGGCCCGGCACCGGCACGCCGAACGGCACCCGCACGAGCACGGCCCCGGCTGCGGGCACGATGTGGTCCCGCACGGCGACCACGTCGACTACCTGCACGACGGTCACCGGCACGCGGCGCACGAGGGCCACTACGACGAGCACGCATCCCAGGTGCACCCGCACGAGCACGACCCGCTGGGCGTGCCGCATACCCTCGAAAAGCCGAAGAACCAGGAGGCCGCACCGTGA
- a CDS encoding Fur family transcriptional regulator: MTTTRRPTRQQSAVVAQLAELDDFTSAQELHASLRDAGAKVGLATVYRTLASMAAAGEIDTLRTDEGEAVYRKCSTGHHHHLVCRGCGRTVEIQGPTVERWADTVAAEHGFTQVEHTLEVFGVCPTCAHTAPTH; encoded by the coding sequence GTGACCACCACCCGTCGCCCCACCCGGCAGCAGAGCGCCGTCGTGGCGCAGCTGGCCGAGCTGGACGACTTCACCAGCGCCCAGGAGCTGCACGCCAGCCTGCGCGACGCGGGGGCCAAGGTGGGTCTGGCGACCGTCTACCGGACGTTGGCCTCGATGGCTGCCGCCGGTGAGATCGACACCCTGCGCACCGACGAGGGCGAGGCCGTCTACCGCAAGTGCTCCACCGGGCACCACCACCACCTGGTCTGCCGCGGGTGCGGCCGCACGGTGGAGATCCAGGGCCCCACCGTGGAGCGCTGGGCGGACACCGTGGCCGCCGAGCACGGCTTCACCCAGGTGGAGCACACGCTCGAGGTCTTCGGGGTCTGCCCAACCTGCGCCCACACCGCCCCCACCCACTGA